A genome region from Brooklawnia propionicigenes includes the following:
- a CDS encoding TrmH family RNA methyltransferase: MANLVPITDPTDERLDDYVRLRETSLRRKLETDGGLFIAEGAKIIRRAVEAGYRPRSFLLAERWLPELTDLLDDSAAPVYLVTEELAEQVTGFHVHRGALASMHRTVGLRMSDLLDARRLVVCEDIVDHTNLGAIIRSAAGLGWDGVLLAPRATDPLYRRAIKTSMGTVFEMPWARMANWASDLRKLQEAGFEIVAMALRDDAVPLAEFAGQLRQAPRKIALLLGTEGDGLSAHWLDQADAVVRITMHHGVDSLNVAAAAAVACFALAE, from the coding sequence GTGGCCAACCTCGTTCCGATCACCGATCCCACCGATGAGCGTCTGGACGATTACGTCAGGCTGCGTGAGACCAGCCTGCGTCGCAAGTTGGAGACCGACGGCGGCCTGTTCATTGCCGAGGGAGCAAAGATCATCCGCCGTGCGGTCGAGGCAGGCTACCGGCCCCGGTCTTTTCTGCTGGCCGAGCGATGGCTGCCCGAACTGACCGACCTGCTGGACGACAGCGCCGCCCCGGTCTACCTCGTCACCGAGGAACTGGCTGAGCAGGTGACCGGATTCCATGTGCACCGCGGCGCCCTCGCGTCCATGCACCGCACGGTCGGCCTCCGGATGAGCGACCTGTTGGACGCCCGGCGGCTGGTGGTCTGCGAGGACATCGTCGACCACACCAATCTCGGCGCGATCATCCGCAGCGCGGCCGGACTGGGCTGGGACGGTGTGCTGCTCGCCCCGCGCGCCACCGATCCGCTCTATCGGCGGGCGATCAAGACATCGATGGGAACAGTCTTCGAGATGCCATGGGCCCGGATGGCCAATTGGGCCTCCGATCTACGAAAGCTGCAGGAGGCCGGCTTCGAGATCGTGGCGATGGCGCTGCGCGACGACGCGGTACCGCTGGCGGAGTTCGCCGGCCAGCTGCGGCAGGCCCCGCGAAAGATCGCGTTGCTGCTCGGTACCGAAGGTGACGGACTCAGCGCGCACTGGCTTGATCAGGCCGACGCCGTGGTGCGCATCACGATGCACCACGGCGTCGACTCGCTCAATGTCGCGGCTGCGGCGGCAGTCGCCTGTTTCGCGCTAGCCGAGTAG
- a CDS encoding bile acid:sodium symporter family protein, translated as MTPTALTRRPWWRRIDYFMVAIVSAAVLATFLPARGAGVEVVDWASKITIAILFFLYGVRLQPAETLAGLKHWRLHTVILAFTFVAFPIVGLALRVAVPGLINEDVYRGLLYICLLPSTVQSSINFTSIARGNVAAAIISASMSNLLGVFITPLLAISLMSTTGMHLDPSSILDIAAQILLPFVLGQLSRRWTADFVMAHPKLKLFDQASIVLVVYRAFGQGVREGLWQRTGLSDIAMICVAIAVILPLMLWLTWMVAGWLGFNRRDQIAIQFCGTKKSLATGVPMASVMFPAAQVGMIVLPLMIFHQAQLMVCSSLASRYARKPEEWLDETNR; from the coding sequence ATGACTCCGACCGCCCTCACGCGCAGGCCTTGGTGGCGGCGCATCGATTACTTCATGGTCGCCATCGTCAGCGCGGCTGTGCTCGCCACCTTCCTACCGGCCCGCGGCGCCGGGGTCGAGGTCGTCGACTGGGCGTCCAAGATCACCATCGCCATCTTGTTCTTCCTCTACGGTGTCCGGCTCCAGCCCGCCGAGACGCTGGCCGGGCTGAAGCACTGGCGACTGCACACGGTGATCCTCGCGTTCACCTTCGTCGCCTTCCCGATCGTCGGGCTGGCGTTACGGGTTGCGGTGCCCGGGCTGATCAACGAGGACGTCTACCGTGGTCTGCTGTACATCTGCCTGCTGCCGTCCACCGTGCAGAGCTCGATCAACTTCACCTCGATAGCCCGGGGTAACGTCGCCGCCGCGATCATCAGTGCCTCGATGTCGAACCTGCTCGGGGTCTTCATCACTCCGCTGCTGGCCATCTCGCTGATGAGCACCACGGGGATGCACCTCGACCCCAGTTCCATTCTCGACATCGCCGCGCAGATTCTGCTGCCGTTCGTGCTCGGTCAGCTCTCACGGCGCTGGACGGCCGACTTCGTGATGGCCCACCCCAAGCTCAAGCTGTTCGATCAGGCATCGATCGTGCTGGTCGTCTACCGTGCCTTCGGCCAGGGCGTGCGCGAAGGACTGTGGCAGCGCACCGGCCTCAGCGACATCGCGATGATCTGCGTGGCCATCGCGGTGATACTCCCGCTGATGCTGTGGCTGACCTGGATGGTGGCCGGTTGGCTGGGATTCAACCGCCGCGACCAGATCGCGATCCAGTTCTGCGGCACCAAGAAGTCCTTGGCCACCGGAGTCCCGATGGCTTCGGTGATGTTCCCGGCGGCCCAGGTCGGCATGATCGTGCTGCCCCTGATGATCTTCCACCAGGCGCAACTGATGGTGTGCAGTTCGCTGGCCAGCCGCTATGCGCGCAAGCCCGAGGAATGGCTGGACGAGACCAACCGCTGA